From the Euphorbia lathyris chromosome 6, ddEupLath1.1, whole genome shotgun sequence genome, one window contains:
- the LOC136232764 gene encoding protein IWS1 homolog 1 has translation MAYEDDPYRDENGEPLMDYDDMQSDGGHSPAPRQDDLLEDDVDGWGEQERERSQTPVYDTDKVERPRKRLVKKSDSGMEGKDNFVVPELVDEDEDEGFRRDYSMEEKKRKRLGKEGAGSSGKDRKKYSKGEKKYASSGGKGASGSKSGLTKKGMYSGRLAGKEDGEVKEMWDTIAGGDSEDDHEGPKNVDDDNFIDDSGLDPSDRYGSDNEPRSPGDAPQAEEGEEDDEIKELFKMGKRRKKNEKSPAEMALLVENVMAELEVTAEEDAELNRSGKPAINKLKKLPLLTEVLSKKQLQQEFIDHGVLTLLKNWLEPLPDGSLPNINIRAAILKILSDFPIDLEQYDRREQLKKSGLGKVIMFLSKSEEETTSNRKLAKDLVDKWSRPIFNKSTRFEDMRNIDDDRAYRRPPVRRPVNNSAGMESRDGDLDLDISQERRSGQSSASRQHASRPEATPLDFLVRPQSKIDPEEVRARAKQIVQDQRRLKMNKKLQQLKAPKKKQLQATKLSVEGRGMLKYL, from the exons ATGGCTTACGAAGACGATCC GTATCGTGATGAGAATGGAGAGCCATTGATGGACTACGACGATATGCAATCAGATGGTGGACATTCCCCAGCGCCTCGCCAGGATGATCTCCTTGAGGATGACGTTGATGGATGGGGAGAGCAAGAGCGAGAGAGGTCACAAACCCCAGTATATGATACGGACAAAGTTGAAAGACCGAGAAAGAGGTTGGTAAAGAAGAGCGATTCAGGGATGGAGGGAAAGGATAACTTTGTGGTGCCTGAGTTGGTtgatgaggatgaggatgagGGGTTTAGGAGAGACTATTCCATggaagaaaaaaagagaaagagattggGCAAGGAAGGGGCTGGGAGTAGCGGGAAGGACAGGAAAAAATATAGCAAGGGTGAGAAGAAGTATGCAAGTAGTGGAGGGAAGGGGGCCAGTGGTTCAAAATCTGGATTGACTAAGAAAGGGATGTATTCAGGAAGGTTGGCTGGTAAGGAAGATGGTGAGGTCAAGGAGATGTGGGATACTATTGCAGGAGGTGATTCTGAG GATGATCATGAGGGTCCTAAGAATGTGGATGATGACAATTTTATAGATGACAGTGGTTTGGATCCTTCTGATCGCTATGGGAGTGACAATGAACCACGTTCTCCTGGTGATGCTCCTCAG GCAGAGGAAGGTGAAGAGGATGATGAAATCAAGGAGCTCTTCAAGATGGgtaagagaaggaagaagaatgaGAAAAGTCCTGCAGAAATGGCATTATTAGTTGAGAATGTCATGGCTGAGCTTGAGGTCACTGCTGAAGAGGATGCAGAACTTAATAGGAGTGGGAAACCTGCCATCAATAAACTTAAGAAGTTGCCTCTTCTTACTGAGGTCCTTTCGAA GAAGCAGCTCCAACAAGAATTCATTGATCATGGAGTATTAACTCTATTAAAAAATTGGCTTGAACCACTTCCAGATGGAAGTTTACCCAATATAAATATCCGTGCAGCAATTTTGAAGATATTGTCCGAT TTTCCGATTGATCTGGAGCAGTATGACAGAAGAGAACAGTTGAAGAAAAGTGGACTTGGAAAG GTTATCATGTTCTTATCAAAATCTGAGGAGGAAACTACATCCAACAGAAAGCTTGCTAAGGATTTGGTTGATAAATGG AGTCGGCCAATATTTAACAAGAGCACCAGATTTGAGGACATGAGGAACATTGATGATGACCGGGCGTATCGGAGGCCACCTGTAAGAAG GCCTGTAAATAACTCAGCAGGAATGGAATCTAGAGATGGTGATCTGGATTTGGATATTTCACA GGAAAGAAGATCTGGCCAATCATCTGCTTCCAGACAACACGCGTCTAGGCCAGAAGCTACTCCATTAGATTTTTTGGTGCGACCTCAGTCCAAGATTGATCCTGAGGAAGTTAGAGCTCGGGCTAAACAAATTGTACAAGACCAGCGTCGACTTAAG ATGAACAAAAAATTGCAACAGCTGAAGGCACCAAAAAAGAAGCAATTACAAGCTACCAAACTTAGTGTGGAAGGTCGGGGTATGCTCAAATATTTGTGA